A region of Polycladomyces subterraneus DNA encodes the following proteins:
- a CDS encoding enoyl-CoA hydratase-related protein: protein MTDKVLVEKEGAIVIIFINRPSKHNCIDGETADALFRAWTDFRDDPVAKVAILTGKGPSFSSGADLKALDSLGPRDQFDPDFAYNGRGYLGFTRITDIFKPTIAAINGYCFAGGLEMAAWCDIRIAATNAEFGCLERRWNVPLVDGGTQRLPRIIGWGRAMDLILTGRRINAQTALEWGLVTEVTEPEHLLTRAKELAAQIAAYPQDSLRTDKQAMVRGWGLTLEEGLRAECHLGMPHVKSEVTREGLVRFQKRKETEED, encoded by the coding sequence ATGACCGACAAGGTGTTGGTAGAAAAGGAAGGAGCCATCGTTATCATCTTCATCAACCGCCCCTCGAAGCACAATTGTATCGACGGAGAAACCGCCGACGCCCTTTTTCGCGCCTGGACGGATTTTCGCGACGATCCAGTGGCAAAAGTGGCCATTTTAACCGGAAAAGGTCCGTCCTTCAGTTCCGGTGCCGATTTGAAAGCCCTCGATTCTTTGGGCCCCCGGGATCAATTTGATCCTGATTTTGCGTACAACGGCAGGGGATATCTCGGCTTTACCCGGATAACAGACATCTTTAAGCCAACCATTGCGGCAATCAACGGTTATTGCTTTGCAGGGGGACTGGAAATGGCCGCTTGGTGCGATATCCGCATCGCTGCCACTAATGCCGAATTCGGCTGTCTCGAGAGGAGGTGGAATGTTCCGCTGGTTGACGGTGGCACCCAGCGCCTGCCGCGCATCATCGGCTGGGGAAGGGCGATGGATCTAATTTTGACTGGACGGCGAATCAACGCCCAAACGGCCCTGGAATGGGGGCTGGTCACCGAAGTGACGGAACCGGAGCACCTGTTGACCCGGGCGAAAGAGTTGGCCGCCCAGATCGCCGCTTATCCCCAGGATTCACTGCGCACGGATAAACAAGCCATGGTTCGGGGCTGGGGGTTGACTTTGGAAGAGGGATTGCGGGCGGAATGCCATCTCGGAATGCCTCATGTCAAAAGTGAAGTGACACGGGAGGGTTTGGTGAGATTTCAGAAACGCAAGGAAACGGAGGAAGATTAG
- a CDS encoding MerR family transcriptional regulator, protein MDEPNNRKEYLISDLVQEFNISQRTIRYYEELGLISPRRTAGSHRIYSRRDRARIKMILRGKMLGFSLKEIASLLQLYEIDPTQKRQYEEGIRYAYLEEVRNRIEELKILEQELVDAIEEAKRQYRLLKKKEEKT, encoded by the coding sequence GTGGATGAGCCGAACAACCGTAAGGAATATCTGATTTCCGATTTGGTGCAGGAATTCAACATCAGTCAGCGGACCATCCGTTATTACGAGGAACTCGGTCTGATAAGCCCGAGGCGGACCGCGGGAAGCCACCGCATCTATTCCCGCCGCGACCGAGCACGGATCAAGATGATTTTGCGAGGGAAAATGCTCGGGTTTTCCCTGAAAGAAATCGCCTCTCTCTTGCAACTCTACGAAATCGATCCCACCCAAAAACGCCAATATGAAGAGGGGATCCGCTACGCATATTTGGAGGAAGTGCGCAATCGGATCGAGGAACTGAAAATTCTGGAGCAGGAGCTGGTGGATGCGATCGAGGAAGCCAAACGCCAATACCGGCTGCTGAAAAAAAAGGAGGAAAAAACATGA
- a CDS encoding MFS transporter yields MTVQRIQIDDAPLNKFHLRITALTFGSNFCDGYALGIIGIALSLLGAQMHLSPVWQGLLGSSALIGLFFGSLLLGWLSDRIGRQKIYVTNFVIITIASVLQFFVNDPVTLFILRILIGLALGGDYAVGSTLLAEFAPKKYRGSLLSALNVLWTLGYTIATLVGYFLEKTGPDSWRLMLATGAIPAVIVLLLRIGTPESPRWLISMGREQEARQIVKKYIGPNIEIDDMIAESKQVTFGFKDLFTKQIRLRTIFGSLFYVCIVLPYFAIYTYLPTILKQLGYVENFLVDTLLNIFLLVGSIAGVWFTEKMTRRGFIIYSFAVLTITLFLVTVLPMSMLTFQFIAFAIFTFVMSAVSNLTLVYPAELFPTEVRSSGTGVVTAISRVGSAVGTFFLPLMSLTSSMIGMTLVLLLGTIISIAWAPETGRLTLNEASNPLHRKDSAFSEVASNILK; encoded by the coding sequence ATGACTGTACAAAGAATCCAGATTGATGATGCACCGTTAAACAAATTCCATTTGCGAATTACTGCCCTTACGTTCGGATCGAACTTCTGTGACGGATACGCGCTTGGAATCATCGGTATAGCGCTGAGCCTCTTAGGGGCCCAAATGCATCTCAGCCCCGTTTGGCAAGGGTTGCTCGGAAGTTCAGCATTAATAGGCTTATTTTTCGGAAGTTTACTATTAGGTTGGTTATCTGATCGAATTGGTAGACAGAAGATTTACGTTACAAACTTCGTAATCATAACGATTGCTTCTGTTTTACAGTTTTTTGTGAACGACCCAGTTACTCTATTTATTTTACGTATCCTTATCGGTCTTGCTTTAGGAGGAGACTACGCGGTGGGTTCAACATTGCTCGCCGAGTTTGCTCCAAAGAAATATCGGGGTTCACTGCTCTCTGCTTTGAATGTTCTGTGGACGCTTGGGTATACGATTGCAACACTGGTCGGATATTTCCTTGAGAAAACCGGCCCGGATTCATGGCGTTTGATGTTGGCAACGGGTGCAATTCCAGCGGTGATCGTGTTACTGTTGCGAATTGGCACACCAGAGTCACCAAGATGGCTGATTAGCATGGGACGTGAACAAGAGGCACGTCAAATTGTGAAGAAGTACATTGGTCCAAACATCGAGATTGACGACATGATTGCAGAATCTAAGCAAGTTACCTTTGGGTTTAAAGATCTCTTTACAAAACAGATTCGGCTGCGCACCATTTTTGGCAGTCTGTTTTACGTCTGTATCGTGCTGCCGTACTTTGCAATCTACACTTACTTACCAACCATTTTGAAGCAGTTGGGATATGTGGAAAACTTCCTCGTTGATACATTATTGAACATCTTCTTGCTCGTTGGTTCGATTGCGGGAGTATGGTTTACCGAGAAGATGACGCGCAGAGGGTTTATTATCTACTCGTTTGCGGTGCTCACCATCACGCTGTTCCTCGTGACCGTGTTGCCTATGAGTATGCTCACCTTCCAGTTTATCGCGTTTGCTATCTTTACATTTGTCATGTCGGCAGTTTCTAACTTGACGCTGGTTTATCCAGCTGAATTGTTCCCGACAGAAGTTCGTTCATCCGGTACCGGTGTAGTCACAGCCATCAGCCGTGTGGGTTCAGCAGTTGGAACCTTCTTCCTACCACTGATGAGTTTAACATCTTCCATGATTGGAATGACCCTGGTTCTATTATTGGGTACCATCATTTCGATTGCTTGGGCACCAGAAACGGGACGTCTTACCTTAAACGAAGCGAGCAATCCGCTTCATCGTAAGGATAGCGCTTTTAGTGAAGTAGCGAGTAACATACTGAAGTAA
- the hutH gene encoding histidine ammonia-lyase encodes MTTPIVTPVRPHPKEIKQVTLGSGDITVQDLVAVARYGAKVSFSQAYCDRVNQSRGLIEKFLEENRLIYGVTTGFGSNVTKVVSPEDAETLQRNIIYSHAVSVGEPLEHEIVRATQFMILLVLGQGFSGVRLEVLKAIASLLNHHIVPFAPGDGSVGYLSPEAHMALVLMGEGSAWYQGQLLSGRDALAKAGLQPINLSCKEGLALITGTTSVTAIAALALYNATQAVKTADIAGAMSLEALKGTIKAFDSRLNALKKHSEQVQTAETLLRILSGSEIADTYKDYRLQDALSLRCIPQVHGAVKKALKDAEKNIVNEMNSVSDNPIVYPLDDDGIALMGGNFDGTYVGMSADAMCVAMANLAKMSERRIDRLVNYHVSELPDFLVVNPGLNNGYMIPQYTAAGLFAEIQALSHPATINNIPTCAIQEDVVSFAYNAARKAYQISTKLEHILAIELMTAAQALDFHHPLKPSPATGEVYRIIRKQVPMLTEDRLLYPDMCNIHQLIHEGEVVKVVEEVIGHIIL; translated from the coding sequence TTGACGACTCCTATAGTGACACCCGTTCGCCCTCACCCAAAGGAGATTAAACAAGTTACACTTGGCAGTGGCGATATTACGGTTCAAGATCTCGTGGCCGTTGCCCGCTATGGGGCAAAAGTGTCATTTTCACAAGCATATTGTGATCGTGTAAACCAATCCCGAGGGTTAATTGAAAAGTTTCTTGAAGAAAACCGTTTGATTTATGGGGTTACAACTGGTTTTGGCAGTAATGTAACCAAAGTGGTATCCCCAGAAGATGCAGAAACACTACAGCGGAACATCATCTACTCACACGCAGTTTCCGTCGGAGAACCACTCGAACATGAGATTGTCCGGGCTACGCAATTTATGATTCTTTTAGTACTTGGTCAAGGTTTCTCAGGGGTTCGACTTGAAGTGTTGAAGGCAATCGCTTCACTGCTCAATCATCACATCGTTCCGTTTGCGCCTGGAGATGGATCCGTTGGTTATCTCTCACCGGAAGCACACATGGCGTTGGTTCTCATGGGAGAGGGAAGTGCTTGGTATCAAGGTCAGTTGTTGTCAGGTCGCGATGCCCTTGCAAAAGCAGGACTGCAACCGATAAATCTGAGTTGTAAAGAAGGATTGGCGCTGATAACCGGGACCACATCCGTCACGGCCATCGCAGCGCTCGCACTTTACAATGCAACTCAAGCTGTGAAAACAGCGGACATTGCCGGAGCGATGTCACTTGAAGCGTTAAAAGGGACCATCAAGGCGTTTGATAGTCGGTTAAATGCACTCAAGAAACACTCGGAGCAGGTACAGACTGCAGAAACTCTTTTGCGCATTCTAAGTGGAAGTGAAATCGCAGACACGTACAAGGATTATCGACTTCAGGATGCCCTTAGTTTGCGGTGTATTCCACAAGTTCACGGCGCCGTAAAAAAGGCCCTGAAGGACGCAGAGAAAAATATCGTAAATGAAATGAATTCCGTGAGCGACAACCCCATTGTGTACCCCTTGGATGACGATGGCATTGCCCTCATGGGTGGGAATTTTGATGGAACCTATGTAGGTATGTCTGCGGACGCCATGTGCGTTGCGATGGCAAATCTGGCAAAAATGTCTGAGCGAAGAATTGATCGGTTGGTCAATTACCATGTCAGTGAACTACCAGATTTTCTAGTCGTCAATCCAGGACTGAACAATGGGTACATGATTCCTCAGTACACTGCAGCTGGGTTGTTTGCGGAAATTCAAGCACTCTCCCATCCGGCGACTATAAACAATATTCCCACGTGTGCAATTCAAGAAGACGTTGTTTCTTTTGCCTACAATGCAGCGCGAAAAGCTTATCAAATCTCCACGAAACTTGAACATATTCTTGCCATTGAACTGATGACGGCGGCTCAAGCACTGGATTTCCATCATCCCCTCAAACCTTCACCAGCAACAGGGGAAGTCTATCGCATTATTCGCAAGCAAGTTCCAATGCTTACAGAAGACAGGTTGTTATACCCCGACATGTGCAACATTCACCAGCTCATTCACGAAGGTGAAGTTGTCAAGGTCGTGGAAGAAGTCATTGGACACATAATATTGTAA
- the hutI gene encoding imidazolonepropionase: MKPERIDLLVYNIGLLVTMRGKPGPRRGRDMSDVGAVTGGSVAIADGKIVAAGPEADVRAEIAGLAVDRTLDAKGRLVTPGLVDPHTHLVHGGSREHELELKLKGVPYLEILAQGGGILSTVRATRAASENELYEKAWKSLNIMMLYGATTVEAKSGYGLTLEDELKQLRVIKRLNETHPVDLVSTFMGAHAVPLEYKGRSGEYVKLVIDEMLPEVKRQGLAEFCDVFCEHDVFTVDESREILAAAKELGFGLKLHADEIEPLGGAQLAAELGCISAEHLLATTDEGLKAMSDAGVIAVCLPATSFNLRAKSHARARDMIELGVPVALSTDYNPGSSPTESLQLVMTLACLNLGMTPEEVITGMTINAACAIGRGDVIGSLEPGKQADLVLFDATNLAYLPYHFGINHVDTVIKKGRVVVADGQLTV, from the coding sequence ATGAAACCGGAACGTATCGATCTTTTAGTGTATAACATTGGTCTCTTGGTGACGATGCGCGGAAAGCCGGGACCTCGGCGTGGCCGTGATATGTCGGACGTTGGCGCCGTGACGGGAGGCTCCGTGGCCATCGCGGATGGGAAAATCGTGGCGGCAGGGCCGGAAGCAGACGTCCGAGCGGAAATCGCGGGGCTGGCCGTCGACCGGACCCTGGACGCGAAAGGGCGGCTGGTGACCCCGGGTCTGGTAGATCCGCATACCCACTTGGTACACGGCGGCTCCCGCGAACACGAACTGGAGTTGAAGCTGAAGGGTGTGCCGTATCTAGAAATCCTGGCCCAGGGCGGCGGCATTCTCAGCACTGTACGGGCCACCCGCGCGGCCTCGGAAAACGAGCTGTATGAAAAAGCGTGGAAAAGTTTGAATATCATGATGCTGTACGGAGCGACGACCGTAGAGGCCAAAAGCGGCTACGGTCTGACACTGGAAGACGAGCTGAAGCAGCTCCGGGTGATCAAACGGTTGAACGAAACCCATCCGGTGGACCTGGTCTCTACGTTTATGGGCGCCCACGCCGTGCCGCTGGAGTATAAAGGCCGTTCAGGTGAGTACGTCAAGCTGGTGATCGATGAGATGCTGCCGGAAGTGAAGCGGCAGGGGCTGGCCGAGTTTTGTGACGTTTTTTGTGAGCACGACGTGTTTACGGTGGACGAGTCGCGCGAGATCCTCGCGGCCGCCAAAGAGCTGGGCTTCGGGTTGAAACTGCACGCCGACGAGATCGAGCCGCTCGGCGGGGCACAACTGGCGGCGGAGCTGGGCTGTATTTCGGCGGAGCATTTGCTTGCCACCACCGACGAGGGGTTAAAAGCGATGAGCGACGCGGGCGTGATCGCCGTCTGCCTTCCCGCCACCTCGTTCAACTTGCGGGCCAAGTCGCACGCGAGGGCAAGGGACATGATAGAATTAGGAGTACCGGTAGCGCTGTCCACGGACTACAACCCGGGTAGTTCACCCACGGAGTCGCTGCAGTTGGTGATGACCCTTGCGTGCCTCAATCTCGGCATGACGCCGGAAGAAGTGATTACGGGCATGACGATTAACGCCGCCTGCGCGATCGGCAGAGGTGACGTGATCGGCAGCCTCGAGCCGGGCAAGCAGGCCGACCTGGTGTTGTTTGACGCGACCAACTTGGCGTATCTTCCGTATCACTTTGGCATCAACCATGTGGATACGGTGATCAAGAAAGGACGCGTCGTGGTGGCCGACGGACAGCTTACGGTGTAA
- the hutU gene encoding urocanate hydratase codes for MAETKARVIRAPRGNKLNAKGWPQEAALRMLMNNLDPEVAERPEDLVVYGGIGKAARNWECYDKIVECLLNLEGDETLLVQSGKPVGIFQTHPLAPRVLISNSVLVPAYANWETFRELEQKGLMMYGQMTAGSWIYIGTQGILQGTYETFAEAARQHRGGTLKGTLTLTAGLGGMGGAQPLAVTMNEGVVIGVDVDPSRIQRRIDTRYCDVMVYDLDEALKLASEAQKRGKPLSIGLVGNAAEIYPEFVRRGIVPDFVTDQTSAHDPLNGYVPRGFTLEEAAELRKKDPEKYVRLSRESMAVHVQAMLDLQKMGAVVFDYGNNIRQVAYDEGVKDAFNFPGFVPAYIRPMFCEGKGPFRWAALSGDREDIYKTDGLVLKLFPENEHLRRWITMAREKVAFQGLPSRICWLGYGERVKMGLAINEMVRKGEISAPIVIGRDHLDCGSVASPNRETEAMKDGSDVVGDWAILNALVNTAAGASWVSVHHGGGVGMGYSLHAGMVVVADGSKEAEERLSRVLTTDPGMGVIRHADAGYDLAIKTAKERGVRVPMLGL; via the coding sequence ATGGCAGAAACCAAAGCACGCGTCATTCGTGCACCTCGTGGCAACAAACTGAACGCGAAAGGCTGGCCGCAGGAAGCGGCATTACGCATGCTGATGAACAACCTGGATCCAGAAGTGGCCGAGCGCCCGGAAGATCTCGTCGTGTACGGGGGAATCGGGAAAGCGGCCCGCAACTGGGAGTGTTATGACAAGATTGTCGAGTGCCTGTTGAACCTGGAGGGCGACGAAACCCTGCTGGTGCAGTCGGGCAAACCGGTCGGCATCTTCCAGACTCATCCGCTTGCACCCCGAGTGCTAATTTCCAACTCCGTTCTCGTGCCGGCTTATGCCAACTGGGAAACGTTCCGCGAACTCGAACAGAAAGGGCTAATGATGTACGGGCAAATGACCGCGGGAAGCTGGATCTACATCGGCACCCAAGGAATTTTGCAGGGAACGTATGAAACGTTTGCGGAAGCCGCCCGTCAGCATCGCGGCGGCACGCTAAAAGGCACGCTCACCCTCACCGCCGGTCTGGGTGGTATGGGTGGAGCGCAGCCGCTGGCTGTCACGATGAATGAAGGGGTCGTGATCGGTGTCGATGTCGACCCATCCCGTATTCAGCGCCGGATCGACACCCGCTACTGTGACGTCATGGTGTACGATCTGGACGAAGCACTGAAGCTGGCTAGCGAAGCGCAAAAACGGGGCAAGCCACTGTCCATCGGTCTCGTTGGAAACGCCGCTGAGATCTACCCTGAATTCGTGCGCCGCGGTATTGTACCCGACTTTGTTACCGACCAGACCTCTGCGCATGACCCGCTGAACGGCTACGTGCCCCGCGGATTTACGTTGGAAGAGGCGGCTGAATTACGCAAGAAGGATCCAGAGAAATACGTCCGCCTCTCCCGCGAGTCGATGGCGGTACATGTTCAGGCGATGCTGGATCTGCAAAAAATGGGTGCCGTCGTTTTTGACTACGGCAACAATATCCGTCAGGTCGCCTATGACGAGGGCGTAAAAGATGCGTTCAACTTCCCCGGCTTTGTCCCGGCCTACATCCGTCCGATGTTCTGCGAAGGAAAAGGACCGTTCCGCTGGGCGGCGCTATCCGGCGACCGGGAAGACATCTACAAGACCGACGGGCTAGTGCTCAAGCTCTTCCCGGAAAACGAACACTTACGCCGTTGGATCACCATGGCCCGCGAAAAGGTGGCATTTCAGGGCCTGCCCTCCCGCATTTGCTGGCTCGGCTATGGTGAGCGCGTAAAGATGGGCCTCGCCATCAACGAAATGGTGCGCAAAGGTGAAATTTCCGCGCCTATCGTAATCGGCCGCGACCACCTCGATTGCGGCTCGGTAGCATCGCCAAACCGGGAGACGGAAGCGATGAAGGACGGCAGCGACGTGGTAGGCGATTGGGCGATCCTCAACGCGCTGGTCAACACCGCTGCCGGGGCGAGCTGGGTGTCGGTGCATCACGGCGGCGGCGTCGGTATGGGATACTCGCTTCACGCGGGTATGGTCGTGGTGGCCGATGGCTCTAAGGAAGCAGAAGAACGGCTCTCCCGCGTTCTCACTACCGACCCGGGCATGGGTGTCATCCGCCATGCCGACGCCGGGTACGACCTGGCTATAAAGACTGCTAAGGAACGCGGCGTGCGCGTGCCGATGCTCGGCCTCTGA
- a CDS encoding agmatinase family protein, producing the protein MKKRIVLLNPPELVRRSNWRDRFETKVSQWLTPWDGEEPIDIGFIGVPLSKTSISVSAASMTPNALRELFPTVTTYSIDYDVDLQELRARDLGDIQMHPTDLFRCHDNIEQALTNVYQALPGLLPIIAGGDHSITYPSVKAFKRRFAGKVGIVQIDAHMDVRNLEDGGPTNGTPIRSLLESGTVEGRHIAQIGIHSFANSKSYREYALSQGITQFTARQVAREGIEPLIHQAMEIAGNGTEAVYVTVDMDVLDQAFGPGVPAMIPAGMTSWQLLDAVYILGQNPKVKGFDVVCIDPLQDPRRATVRTALHVILTFLAGVMTRKH; encoded by the coding sequence TTGAAAAAAAGGATCGTTTTGTTGAATCCGCCGGAGTTGGTTCGACGATCTAATTGGCGTGATCGGTTTGAGACCAAAGTGTCCCAGTGGCTCACCCCGTGGGACGGCGAGGAGCCGATTGACATCGGGTTTATCGGGGTGCCACTGTCCAAGACGTCGATCAGCGTGTCGGCTGCATCCATGACACCTAATGCGCTTCGGGAACTGTTCCCTACGGTGACGACGTACAGTATTGACTATGACGTCGACCTGCAAGAGCTTCGGGCACGCGACTTGGGGGACATCCAGATGCACCCCACGGATTTGTTCCGATGTCATGACAACATCGAGCAGGCGCTGACCAACGTGTACCAGGCGCTGCCCGGCCTGCTCCCGATTATCGCCGGTGGCGACCACTCCATCACCTACCCGTCAGTCAAGGCGTTTAAAAGGCGCTTTGCTGGAAAAGTGGGCATCGTGCAGATCGACGCACATATGGATGTACGTAATCTCGAAGACGGTGGCCCGACTAACGGCACCCCGATCCGCAGTCTGCTGGAATCGGGCACGGTGGAAGGGCGGCACATCGCTCAAATCGGGATTCACAGCTTTGCAAACTCCAAGTCGTACCGGGAGTACGCGCTGTCGCAGGGTATCACCCAGTTTACCGCCCGGCAAGTGGCTCGGGAAGGAATCGAGCCACTTATTCATCAAGCGATGGAGATCGCCGGCAACGGCACGGAGGCGGTTTACGTCACGGTGGACATGGACGTGCTGGATCAGGCCTTTGGACCGGGTGTTCCCGCCATGATCCCGGCCGGAATGACCTCGTGGCAACTGTTGGACGCAGTGTATATACTCGGCCAAAACCCCAAGGTAAAAGGCTTTGACGTCGTTTGCATCGACCCTCTGCAGGACCCGCGCCGGGCTACTGTCCGTACGGCCCTGCATGTGATTCTCACATTCCTGGCGGGCGTCATGACGAGAAAACACTGA
- a CDS encoding ABC transporter ATP-binding protein has product MLHIDKLNVWYGSIHAVRNLSLSVEDGEVVTLIGSNGAGKTSTLNAICGVIPSKGSIRYGGKELNGMPTHLVVKEGIVMVPEGRRVFPKLTVTHNLLMGAFVRKASKAELKRDMETVFGLFPRLAERKEQLAGTMSGGEQQMLAIGRALMAKPKLLILDEPSMGLAPIMVKDIFQTIRQIKQQGMTILLVEQNATIALSVADRGYVLEHGEIRLHGTAEELKEQGIVKKAYLGR; this is encoded by the coding sequence GTGCTGCACATTGACAAGCTGAACGTCTGGTACGGCAGCATTCACGCCGTCCGCAACCTTTCGCTCTCCGTCGAGGACGGCGAGGTGGTGACGCTGATCGGCTCCAACGGGGCGGGTAAGACTTCTACGCTCAACGCGATCTGCGGCGTGATCCCGTCCAAGGGCTCGATCCGCTACGGCGGAAAAGAACTCAACGGAATGCCCACCCATCTCGTTGTGAAGGAGGGCATCGTGATGGTACCGGAGGGGCGGCGGGTCTTTCCCAAGTTGACCGTGACCCACAACCTCCTGATGGGGGCGTTCGTGCGCAAGGCATCGAAAGCGGAGCTGAAGCGTGATATGGAAACGGTGTTTGGCTTGTTCCCCCGGCTAGCCGAGCGCAAGGAACAGCTCGCCGGTACGATGAGTGGTGGTGAACAGCAGATGCTGGCGATCGGACGGGCGCTGATGGCCAAACCGAAGCTGCTCATCCTTGACGAGCCATCAATGGGGCTCGCACCGATCATGGTGAAAGACATCTTCCAGACGATCCGGCAGATCAAACAGCAGGGGATGACGATTCTCCTTGTCGAGCAGAATGCGACGATAGCCCTATCTGTCGCCGATCGCGGCTACGTGTTAGAGCACGGAGAGATCCGCCTCCATGGCACGGCGGAAGAGCTGAAGGAGCAGGGCATCGTGAAAAAAGCGTACCTCGGCAGATAA
- a CDS encoding ABC transporter ATP-binding protein translates to MLLSMQGITKRFGGLTAVDNVSLEVRQGEIVGLIGPNGAGKTTFFNILTGIYKPDAGTITFEGREIQGLRPFRIAQCGIARTFQNIRLLKEETVLDNVKVGMFHKTDAGLWASILGLRSARNEERMVTEESLRILETVGLAGYEHLLAGNLSYGNQRRVEIARALVSKPKLLLLDEPTAGMNAEEVQEMTDLIKSIREQGTTVVLIEHNVSMVVGLCDRIAVLDHGVKIVDDVPEVIISHPAVIEAYIGKEEGGEVSSGAAH, encoded by the coding sequence ATGTTGCTTAGCATGCAAGGGATCACCAAGCGATTTGGCGGATTGACGGCGGTTGACAACGTTAGCCTAGAGGTTCGGCAGGGTGAAATCGTCGGACTGATCGGTCCAAACGGAGCGGGCAAGACAACGTTTTTCAACATCCTTACAGGTATTTACAAGCCGGATGCCGGCACGATCACGTTTGAAGGACGAGAAATTCAGGGACTTCGCCCGTTTCGCATCGCCCAGTGCGGCATTGCCCGCACCTTTCAGAACATTCGCCTGCTGAAGGAAGAGACGGTGTTGGACAACGTGAAGGTGGGCATGTTTCACAAGACGGACGCCGGGCTTTGGGCGTCGATTCTCGGCCTTCGCTCCGCCCGCAACGAGGAGCGGATGGTGACCGAAGAGAGCCTGCGGATTCTGGAAACGGTGGGACTCGCGGGCTATGAACACTTGCTAGCCGGAAACCTGTCGTACGGCAACCAGCGGCGGGTGGAAATCGCCCGGGCGCTCGTCTCCAAGCCGAAACTGCTCCTTTTAGATGAGCCGACCGCCGGTATGAACGCGGAGGAAGTACAGGAAATGACAGATCTGATTAAGAGCATTCGCGAGCAGGGGACGACCGTCGTCCTCATCGAGCACAATGTCTCCATGGTGGTCGGGCTGTGCGACCGGATCGCCGTGCTGGACCACGGCGTGAAGATCGTCGACGACGTGCCGGAGGTCATCATCTCCCATCCGGCCGTGATCGAAGCGTACATCGGCAAGGAAGAGGGAGGGGAGGTGTCCAGCGGTGCTGCACATTGA
- a CDS encoding branched-chain amino acid ABC transporter permease, producing MDDLLNPYYVDIIVFWMIYLLLGLGLNLITGYAGQVSLGHAAFYGIGAYTSAILSVKYEWNVWLAMAAAVVVTFVISALLGLPSLRVREDFLAITTLGLGLIAQSFFKNAEITGGAYGIDSIPAPSLFGMELKNTGYLLLVTVVLLLALFIMKKMTESRMGRAWMTIREDETVAQAMGINTTYYKVLVFAIGGAYAGAAGALFAHKMSFISGESFSFTVSATVLSMVVVGGLGSIRGTLFGVTLLYMLPELFRLFEFEIVDPKYLDMYKLMLYGILMVLVMRYRPKGLFGKTGVKAGRRPSSSGEKLNKGGDHVA from the coding sequence ATGGACGATCTTTTGAACCCCTATTACGTGGACATCATCGTGTTTTGGATGATCTACCTGCTGCTCGGTTTGGGGCTTAACCTGATCACCGGTTACGCCGGACAGGTGTCGCTCGGGCACGCGGCGTTTTACGGCATCGGTGCCTACACGTCGGCCATCCTGTCGGTGAAGTACGAATGGAACGTTTGGCTGGCCATGGCGGCGGCGGTAGTCGTCACGTTTGTGATCAGCGCGCTGTTAGGGCTGCCGAGCCTGCGTGTGCGCGAAGATTTTCTGGCGATAACGACGCTGGGCCTCGGGCTGATTGCCCAGTCGTTTTTCAAAAACGCGGAAATCACCGGTGGCGCATATGGCATTGACTCCATCCCTGCGCCTTCCCTCTTTGGGATGGAGCTGAAAAACACGGGATATCTACTCTTGGTCACGGTCGTCCTGTTGCTCGCCCTTTTCATCATGAAAAAGATGACGGAGTCGCGCATGGGACGAGCCTGGATGACGATCCGGGAGGATGAGACGGTAGCCCAGGCGATGGGTATCAACACGACGTATTACAAAGTGCTGGTATTCGCCATTGGCGGGGCGTACGCGGGAGCGGCTGGCGCGCTGTTTGCGCACAAGATGTCGTTTATAAGCGGCGAGTCGTTCAGCTTCACCGTTTCAGCGACGGTGCTGAGCATGGTGGTGGTCGGGGGGCTGGGAAGCATTCGCGGTACGCTATTCGGTGTGACTCTGTTGTACATGCTACCTGAACTCTTCCGGCTGTTTGAGTTCGAGATCGTGGATCCCAAATACCTGGATATGTACAAGCTGATGCTCTACGGCATTCTCATGGTGCTGGTCATGCGGTACCGTCCGAAAGGGCTGTTTGGCAAAACCGGAGTAAAAGCTGGGCGGCGGCCGTCGAGCAGCGGTGAAAAGCTGAATAAAGGCGGTGATCATGTTGCTTAG